From Aegilops tauschii subsp. strangulata cultivar AL8/78 chromosome 5, Aet v6.0, whole genome shotgun sequence:
ATTTATATTAAAAAACGAGGTAGTAGAGCTCGGCCGTTATGACCTGCGTTGGATGATTAGAACGCGCAAGTCAATCTGTGGAGGTTGCAGCCATGTGCACCTACACGACCGTTGGAACCGCGATCTCATACGTTAACACGACAATCATTCTCATTCTCTCCATCATTGCTCACCTCATTCATAAGCTAACTAGATTCCTATTTAAGCACCACCATTGTCGCAATCATTCCTCACCTCCAAACCCACTCGATCGCCACAATATCTAGCAAGCTATCTGCTGCGGAGAAACCCAACCATCTGATCGCCCCAGCACAAAGATGTCAGGTGGGATGCGCTTAAGCTTCGTGCAGCTGTTCGCCGCGGTTCTCGTGTTCTGCTTCGCGCCCGCCAAGTCCGGCTACTGGCTCCCGGCCCATGCCACGTTCTACGGCGGCGCCGACGGATCTGACACAATGGGTAAGCTATATAGCTACTCAAGCCTTAACTCCGGCTTGCTCCCACACCATCAAAATATGCCCGATACTATTTATTTACAAAGTTTAAATAGTCCTGCTATAGTTGTTTGTGACGAGTAAGGTGTTGCTGAATGGTATTCAGTACAAATGTCCCGTAAAATTATGAAATACCCGGCTATTACTGATTTGGAGGATTGTCATTGCCGCTATTGGCATAGCTCGCTATTTAAAGTTAGGAAGCTTTATCACCTGGTACACAATGCAATGAGTGTGTGCATGTCTGACAGTACTGTGGTTTGCATGTCCAATGTGCAGGTGGCGCGTGTGGGTACGAGAACTTGTACAACGCGGGGTACGGGATCAACAACGCCGCGCTAAGCACGGCGCTGTTCAACAATGGCTTGTCGTGCGGACAGTGCTACCTCATCACGTGCGACACCAGCAGGTCAGACATGTGCAAGCCCGGCACGTCCATCACCGTGTCCGCCACCAACTTCTGCCCTCCCAACTGGGCTCTCCCCAGCGACAATGGCGGGTGGTGCAACCCACCTCGTGTCCACTTCGACATGTCCCAGCCTGCTTGGGAGAACCTCGCCATCTACCGCGCCGGCATCGTCCCCGTCCTCTACCAGCAGGTTGCGTGCCAGAGGCAGGGCGGCCTACGCTTCACCATTAACGGCTTCAATTACTTCGAGCTCGTGCTAGTGACCAACATCGCCATGAGCGGGTCGATTAAGAGCATGTCTGTGAAGGGAACAAACACGGCATGGATCCCCATGTCCCAGAACTGGGGCGCTAACTGGCACTGCCTAGCCGGGCTGACAGGACAGGCGCTCAGCTTCGCCATCACCTCCTCCGGCGGCCAGTACAAGGTCTTTCAGGACGTGGTACCGGCCTGGTGGCTGTTCGGACAGACCTTCACCACCTGGCAACAGTTCGACTACTAGCTATAACATTGTATAATTTGTACTTACTATTACCAGTTCGCTTCGTTCAGACCGAACAAGCATGGAACTGTCCACACGCATATACATTATTCCCTTTTGATTGTTCAGTTTGTTGCCCATCGAGTCAGGGGAGCCAGGGCCAATAGAAGAGATAAAAGGTTGGAGGGGGCCAAATATATAAACGGATAAACCTAAAGCATATTAAGCTAACAATACTGTGGTGTTTATAGAAAAAGAAATCATGGGGAGAGCCATGGTCCATGCTCACCCACCCCTGGCTCCGTCCCTGCATCGAGTGGCAGTAGATTTGAGTTGTAAAATCTGTAATCAACGACCACCATGCCATTATGGACTATTTGGCGTGGAACAATATCGACCCCTTCTATGTCTCCTCCACCTGGAACAATATATACTAGGAGTGGACGTACGTGCGCGCTTTACTACATCATTTTCTCTCAAGCGTTTCATATTTAAGTTTTTCTTCCATGGTTAAGTTTAAGTTATGTTTGACCTATCTATGCAAACAATTTAGGATAGGTTATCAATGCTGCAGATAGGGCGAAAATACAAAAGTGAACATGGGTGCACGCGCACCCACGTGAATAGTAAATTCATTAAAAATactagaaaaaataaaaaaattctgaaatttcaCGGTATGAACCTTAGTCGATCATTCTACTCATGTGTGGAGTTTCATGATGTATTGACATCCATGGCATTTTTAGTGAAGAAAATACAAATGCGACCATACTATTCATTAAACAGTGTTTTTTAATATAGCTTCGATTAGCTTTAATTTTGTCATTTTTGCCCAGATTACCACGGATGTGATTTCTTCGTGAAACTTCATATGCGAGTATTGTTAGAGTTGTATTTCATATACGTACGTGTACGTGTTGTATACCCTTTGTATTTCCTTGTTGTACAAGTTGATCTAATCAATATAAAGAGATGCCAGCCGGTTGGGGCTAACCACGGCAAACAATTCCTTTTGATTTGGTATACAGAGCGGGTCGATCCGACCTAGGGTTTCGCTCACGcgcttccgccgccgccgtctcttttccccgctgccgccgccgccgccgcacctcgACGCGATGGGTGACACCGCCGCCGCATTGCAGCTCGCCCTCTCCACTTCGAGCACCTCGTCCCAGTCCTCCGCACCATCCATCCCCGACGGCGCCATCGTCTCCGCCCCTACCGGCCAGAACCTCAACACCATCACGGTGCGTTTAGATCACACCAACTATCTGCTCTGGAAGATGCAGGTCGTCCCCAACATCGCCGGCCAGGGCTGGTACGGCTTCCTCAACGGCTCCTATGGAGCCCCTCCGGCCACGATCACCGAAGGAGACGGTGCCAAGGCCATGACCAAGCCCAATCCGGAGTACGCCTTGTGGTTCTACACGGATCAGCGTGTCCTCAGCATCCTCGTCGGCTCCATGACGGAGGAGATCCTCGACCATGTCATCGGCCATACCACCGCGTCCTCTGTGTGGGCGTATCTCGAGTCCATGTTCTCGGTGCAGAACAGGGCCGGGGTGCGCCAGATGCGGCGTCAACTCTCGACGCTGAAGAAGaacgacctcaccgccgccgcctacTTTCACAAGATGAAGGGTTTCGCGGACGCCATGGCCCAGGTGGGGTCGCCTCTCTCCGATGCTGAGGTGATCGACTACATCGTCGTTGGTCTCGGGCCTCAGTACGAGTCCCTCCAACACTCTCTCACGGTGTTGGCGGCCGCCGGCGCTGACAATCTCAGCCCGTCGGACTTCTACTCCATGCTCCTCTCCTGCGAAGCCCTCAAGGAGCAGAACGCCTTCGCCCCCGAGTTCTCCACCTCCGCTAATGCCGTGGCACGGCAAGGCGACGGCCGTGGAGGGGGGCGCATCTTCGCCGACACCACCAACGACGGCCGCGGCGGGGGTCGTCTTACTGGCTCGCACGGAGGCGGTCAGTACAATGGCGGCCAGCAGGCCTCCCGCGGTAACAACCACCCCAACCAAGGGGGCGGTGGTGGTGGCAacggcggaggaggaggacagGGCAACGGCGGTGGCAGGCGCAACAACCGGCGCGAGCGCCCCCGCTGTCAAGTTTGCCGGTTTTGGGGGCATGAGGCTCTCCAGTGCAAAC
This genomic window contains:
- the LOC109775722 gene encoding expansin-A31, with protein sequence MSGGMRLSFVQLFAAVLVFCFAPAKSGYWLPAHATFYGGADGSDTMGGACGYENLYNAGYGINNAALSTALFNNGLSCGQCYLITCDTSRSDMCKPGTSITVSATNFCPPNWALPSDNGGWCNPPRVHFDMSQPAWENLAIYRAGIVPVLYQQVACQRQGGLRFTINGFNYFELVLVTNIAMSGSIKSMSVKGTNTAWIPMSQNWGANWHCLAGLTGQALSFAITSSGGQYKVFQDVVPAWWLFGQTFTTWQQFDY